Proteins co-encoded in one Nicotiana sylvestris chromosome 7, ASM39365v2, whole genome shotgun sequence genomic window:
- the LOC104213603 gene encoding U-box domain-containing protein 16, giving the protein MAVSPEESFPPRKRRPSANSFVAPNLSDHNLLRSLLLLSSEISTLQPLLFLLKKNTSSIIRKSKLLSILFEEISGRDCSSSNDPTTSRYVTGFPPSAALCFDELYIVLQRIKTLLEDCRNCSKMWLLMQIEVFSNAFHELTLELAILLDILPAKKLKLNDDVQELLILITKQCSDNSAYVDPKDQDLRSQIVEMLDRIEREIVPDQSKLAEIFDKLTLRDSMSCRDEIELLEEEIQSQTDEKSKSDIIALIGFVRYAKCVLYGGSTPRTNSRRRRAAADVSVPADFRCPISLDLMRDPVVVSTGQTYDRSSITLWFESGHTTCPKTGQTLTHTELTPNSALKNLIAMWCREQKIPFESTELNVKSTGIVTNKTALEATKMTVSFLINKLKTSQSVETANRLVHELRVLAKADSDSRACIAEASALPLLVKLLGLEHPSLQVNAVTTILNLSILEANKTRIMETDGVLNGVIEVLRSGGTWEAKGNAAATIFSLTGVPAYKKRLARKTRVVKGLMDLARGGPTNSKRDALVAILNLAGDREAVGKLIEGGVVEMVAEIMDGLMEEAVAILEVVVKKGGLVAVAAAYPLIKKLAIVLRDGTDRARESAAATLVNMCRKGGSDMVAELAAVQGIERVIWEIMGMGTGRARRKAATLLRVLRRWAAGLDAEVASGAYSDVNMNTTSTRIVLPG; this is encoded by the coding sequence ATGGCAGTTTCACCTGAAGAATCTTTCCCGCCAAGAAAACGGCGGCCGTCGGCGAACTCCTTCGTCGCCCCGAATCTCTCCGATCACAATCTCCTCCGATCACTTCTCCTCTTATCATCAGAAATCTCAACTCTACAACCTTTACTATTTCTCTTGAAAAAAAACACTTCCTCTATAATCAGGAAATCAAAGCTTTTATCAATTTTATTCGAGGAAATAAGCGGTAGAGATTGTAGCAGTTCAAACGATCCCACTACATCACGATATGTAACCGGATTTCCACCGTCGGCGGCGTTATGCTTCGACGAATTGTATATAGTTTTACAGCGAATCAAAACTCTGCTTGAAGATTGCCGTAATTGTAGTAAGATGTGGCTACTTATGCAAATTGAGGTGTTTTCTAATGCTTTTCATGAACTTACGCTTGAGCTCGCCATTTTACTGGATATTCTTCCTGCtaaaaagctgaaactgaacgaCGACGTTCAGGAATTACTGATTCTAATTACGAAGCAGTGCTCGGACAATTCTGCTTATGTTGATCCAAAGGATCAAGATTTGCGATCTCAAATTGTTGAAATGCTCGACAGGATAGAACGAGAAATCGTTCCTGATCAATCTAAATTGGCGGAGATTTTCGATAAATTGACTTTGCGTGATTCTATGAGTTGCAGGGATGAAATTGAGTTATTGGAAGAGGAAATTCAAAGCCAAACGGACGAAAAGTCCAAATCTGATATCATCGCGTTGATCGGATTTGTACGCTACGCTAAATGCGTGTTGTACGGTGGTTCCACGCCGAGAACCAATTCCCGCCGGCGGCGGGCGGCGGCGGATGTTAGTGTTCCGGCGGATTTCCGGTGTCCGATTTCGCTTGACTTGATGAGAGACCCTGTGGTGGTCTCCACGGGACAAACATACGACCGCAGTTCAATAACCCTTTGGTTCGAATCGGGTCATACCACGTGTCCTAAAACGGGTCAAACACTGACCCACACGGAATTAACACCAAATTCAGCGTTGAAGAATTTGATAGCTATGTGGTGCAGAGAACAGAAAATTCCGTTTGAGTCAACGGAATTGAACGTTAAATCTACCGGTATTGTTACCAACAAAACGGCATTGGAAGCCACGAAGATGACAGTGTCATTTTTGATCAACAAGCTGAAGACGTCGCAATCTGTTGAAACGGCTAATCGGCTTGTTCATGAGCTTCGCGTCTTAGCCAAGGCGGACTCGGATAGCCGGGCCTGCATTGCGGAAGCTTCAGCTTTGCCGTTATTGGTTAAGCTCTTAGGTTTGGAGCATCCGAGCCTACAAGTTAACGCCGTTACAACAATCCTCAATCTGTCAATTCTTGAAGCGAACAAGACGAGGATAATGGAAACGGACGGAGTTTTAAACGGAGTTATTGAAGTGTTACGATCAGGTGGCACGTGGGAGGCAAAGGGAAACGCGGCAGCAACCATATTTAGCTTGACAGGTGTACCTGCTTACAAGAAGAGATTGGCTCGGAAGACACGTGTCGTGAAGGGACTGATGGATTTGGCACGTGGGGGGCCCACGAATTCAAAGAGGGACGCCTTAGTGGCAATTTTGAACTTGGCGGGAGATAGGGAGGCAGTTGGAAAGTTGATTGAAGGCGGGGTGGTGGAAATGGTGGCAGAGATTATGGATGGACTAATGGAAGAGGCAGTGGCGATTCTTGAAGTGGTGGTGAAGAAGGGTGGGTTGGTGGCTGTAGCGGCCGCGTATCCGTTGATTAAAAAACTGGCCATAGTATTAAGGGATGGCACGGATAGAGCTAGAGAAAGCGCAGCCGCGACACTAGTGAACATGTGCCGGAAAGGGGGATCGGATATGGTGGCAGAGCTGGCGGCGGTTCAAGGGATTGAGAGGGTGATTTGGGAAATAATGGGAATGGGAACAGGAAGGGCTAGAAGAAAAGCAGCAACTTTGTTGCGAGTTCTAAGGAGATGGGCTGCTGGATTGGATGCAGAAGTGGCATCAGGGGCTTATTCAGATGTGAATATGAATACTACTTCAACCAGAATAGTATTGCCAggttaa